Proteins from a genomic interval of Deltaproteobacteria bacterium:
- a CDS encoding type II secretion system protein, giving the protein MRRTAGFTLVELLVVVAIIGTLAALAMPQFAGQKGKGYDARVMQDARNAATAEEAYYGYTLGYFSGDCSLMPGVNLSPGVGCTATGLGNSFTIRTSHPQATRTCTWTSDASPNLSCS; this is encoded by the coding sequence ATGCGGCGCACGGCCGGCTTCACGCTCGTCGAACTCCTGGTGGTGGTCGCCATCATCGGCACGCTGGCGGCGCTCGCCATGCCGCAGTTCGCGGGCCAGAAGGGCAAGGGCTACGACGCGCGCGTGATGCAGGACGCACGCAACGCGGCCACCGCCGAGGAAGCCTACTACGGCTACACGCTCGGCTACTTCAGCGGCGACTGCTCGCTCATGCCCGGCGTGAATCTCTCGCCCGGCGTGGGCTGCACGGCGACCGGCCTGGGGAACTCGTTCACCATCCGCACGAGCCATCCGCAGGCGACCCGGACCTGCACCTGGACGAGCGACGCGAGCCCGAACCTGAGCTGCTCGTAG
- a CDS encoding amidohydrolase, with protein MANERIISADSHVNPPKDLWTSRAPAKLRDRVPRVESTPQGDLWIVDSQVSGAIGLDASAGHKPEEFRPSGMTYKDMRPGSYDPAARLADMDLDGVDAEILYFGGPVTSLSPDPELRGYVIQTYNDWMVELSKAAPTRLVGLAHIPLLDLAEAMAELRRVAKLGLRGFHVDPFPDERGGKALWDAAYEPFWSLVEETGLPVSFHIVGPRNTNVQQTFMNPTPGVKETFIAIAPISICEVVSTLVFTGILARHPKLHFVLVECGIGWIPYFVERMDQTFNKHRFWTKSVITEKPSTFWYRQGHATFIQDLSGVAARQRAGLRNIMWSTDYPHSDSTWPRSRAALAEHFKDVPEDERALIAGGNAAALYGLN; from the coding sequence ATGGCGAACGAGCGCATCATCTCGGCGGACTCGCACGTGAACCCGCCGAAGGACCTGTGGACGTCGCGCGCGCCCGCGAAGCTCCGCGACCGGGTGCCCCGCGTCGAGTCCACGCCGCAAGGCGACTTGTGGATCGTCGACTCGCAGGTCTCGGGTGCGATCGGTCTCGACGCCTCTGCCGGCCACAAGCCCGAGGAGTTCCGGCCCTCGGGGATGACCTACAAGGACATGCGGCCCGGCTCCTACGACCCGGCGGCGCGGCTCGCCGACATGGACCTCGACGGCGTCGACGCCGAGATCCTCTACTTCGGCGGGCCCGTCACCTCGCTCTCGCCCGATCCCGAGCTGCGCGGCTACGTCATCCAGACCTACAACGACTGGATGGTCGAGCTGTCGAAGGCGGCGCCCACCCGCCTCGTCGGTCTCGCGCACATCCCCCTCCTCGACCTGGCGGAGGCGATGGCCGAGCTCCGGCGCGTCGCGAAGCTCGGGCTCCGCGGCTTCCATGTCGACCCCTTCCCGGACGAGCGCGGCGGGAAGGCGCTCTGGGATGCCGCCTACGAGCCCTTCTGGTCGCTGGTCGAGGAGACCGGGCTCCCCGTGAGCTTCCACATCGTGGGGCCGCGCAACACGAACGTGCAGCAGACCTTCATGAACCCGACCCCGGGCGTGAAGGAGACCTTCATCGCCATCGCGCCCATCTCGATCTGCGAGGTGGTCTCGACGCTCGTCTTCACCGGCATCCTGGCGCGCCATCCGAAGCTCCACTTCGTGCTGGTCGAGTGCGGCATCGGCTGGATCCCCTACTTCGTCGAGCGCATGGACCAGACCTTCAACAAGCACCGCTTCTGGACCAAGTCGGTGATCACCGAGAAGCCGAGCACCTTCTGGTACCGCCAGGGGCACGCGACCTTCATCCAGGACCTGTCGGGCGTGGCGGCGCGCCAGAGGGCCGGCCTGCGCAACATCATGTGGTCGACCGACTACCCGCACTCGGACAGCACCTGGCCGAGGTCGCGCGCGGCGCTGGCCGAGCACTTCAAGGACGTCCCCGAGGACGAGCGGGCGCTGATCGCGGGTGGGAACGCCGCGGCGCTCTACGGGCTCAACTGA
- a CDS encoding nucleic acid-binding protein, which yields MSPPLPGPTRDDAEFWAAARCGELRFQRCTGCGRFRHYPRPTCPRCLSRDFAWERSTGRGTVWTWTIVRGPTLPAFESKQPYNVVDVLMEEGVHFVSEVLHCPPEQIRAGMPVEAVFVAASDEITLVKFRRAP from the coding sequence ATGAGCCCGCCGCTCCCGGGGCCGACGCGTGACGATGCCGAGTTCTGGGCCGCCGCCCGGTGCGGCGAGCTCCGCTTCCAGCGTTGCACGGGCTGCGGCCGCTTTCGCCACTACCCGCGGCCGACGTGCCCCCGGTGCCTGTCGCGCGACTTCGCCTGGGAGCGCTCGACTGGCCGCGGCACGGTGTGGACGTGGACGATCGTGCGCGGACCGACGCTGCCTGCGTTCGAGTCGAAGCAGCCCTACAACGTCGTCGACGTGCTCATGGAGGAGGGCGTGCACTTCGTGAGCGAGGTGCTCCACTGCCCGCCGGAGCAGATCCGCGCCGGCATGCCCGTCGAGGCGGTGTTCGTGGCGGCGAGCGACGAGATCACGCTCGTGAAGTTCCGCCGCGCGCCCTAG
- a CDS encoding lipid-transfer protein — protein sequence MSAATIRGRAAVVGIGQTAFGKSLGRSEYDMALEAILAACADAGLSPRDIDGTVRYDMETTDEENLLAALGHPDLGWFASSAWGGGGSASVLVLAATAIAAGMASTVLVHRSRARGKHSAYGAGVHQGGRYWERLGEVALTGLNKWHVPHGLVAAFQEMAMIAMRHRIEYGTTDEQYAEVAVAFRSHAVRNPHAVMGTPITIADHHASRMVSDPLRLLDCCLETDGAVALVVTAAERARDLRQPPAYILAGAMAAGGHHIRLSTYYERGSNRTDDGAPRAARRLWAMAGVEPKDIDVACFYDFFTPLVIMALEDYGFCGPGEGGPFVERGGLAWPDGRLVCNTNGGQLSEAFIHGFNNTVEAVRQIRGTSTAQVAGCELALVAGGNTDPTGAVILRR from the coding sequence GTGAGCGCGGCGACGATCCGCGGCCGGGCGGCGGTCGTCGGCATCGGCCAGACCGCGTTCGGGAAGTCCCTCGGCCGCTCCGAGTACGACATGGCGCTCGAGGCGATCCTCGCCGCCTGCGCCGACGCCGGCCTCTCGCCGCGCGACATCGACGGCACGGTGCGCTACGACATGGAGACGACCGACGAGGAGAACTTGCTCGCCGCGCTCGGCCACCCCGATCTCGGCTGGTTCGCGTCGAGCGCCTGGGGCGGCGGCGGCTCGGCGTCGGTCCTCGTGCTGGCGGCGACGGCGATCGCGGCCGGCATGGCGTCGACCGTGCTGGTCCATCGTTCGCGCGCGCGCGGCAAGCACTCCGCCTACGGCGCTGGCGTGCACCAGGGCGGGCGCTACTGGGAGCGGCTCGGAGAGGTGGCGCTCACGGGTTTGAACAAGTGGCACGTCCCGCACGGCCTGGTCGCCGCCTTCCAGGAGATGGCGATGATCGCCATGCGCCACCGCATCGAGTACGGCACCACCGACGAGCAGTACGCCGAGGTGGCGGTCGCCTTCCGGAGCCACGCCGTGCGCAACCCGCATGCGGTCATGGGCACGCCGATCACGATCGCCGACCACCACGCCTCGCGCATGGTCTCCGACCCGCTGCGGCTGCTCGACTGCTGCCTCGAGACCGACGGCGCGGTCGCACTGGTCGTGACCGCGGCCGAGCGCGCGCGCGACCTCCGCCAGCCGCCCGCCTACATCCTGGCCGGCGCGATGGCGGCGGGCGGCCACCACATCCGTCTCTCGACCTATTACGAACGGGGCAGCAACCGAACCGATGACGGCGCCCCGCGCGCCGCCCGCCGGCTGTGGGCGATGGCAGGCGTCGAGCCGAAGGACATCGACGTCGCCTGCTTCTACGACTTCTTCACGCCGCTCGTCATCATGGCACTCGAGGATTACGGCTTCTGCGGGCCGGGCGAGGGCGGGCCGTTCGTCGAACGGGGCGGGCTCGCGTGGCCGGACGGAAGGCTCGTCTGCAACACCAACGGCGGCCAGCTCTCCGAGGCCTTCATCCACGGCTTCAACAACACGGTGGAGGCGGTGCGGCAGATCCGCGGCACCTCGACGGCGCAGGTCGCTGGCTGTGAGCTCGCCCTCGTCGCCGGCGGCAACACCGACCCGACCGGCGCCGTGATCCTCCGCCGATGA
- a CDS encoding CoA transferase yields MRRISGRSSVEVSAWSVALSAVTSRSWRSRTVAAGATDMRRRGSTAPALAASPRPGGACRRGHPRSRGGRMPAALEHLRVVDLTDLRGAFAGRLLADLGADVVKVEPPRGDPGRLVPPFAGGIEAPDRSLPFFYRNANKRSAVLDLHDADGWHRFCALCEQADILIENLGPEGERRHGLTPAEVQERHPRLVHVALADLGLTGPCAGWRLEALPAFAASGALHASGFRERPPCWLPGYAAHDCGAVFAVAGALAALLDRARHGRGQTVEVSVQEAALNGMNPWSIPLADYARLYPMLPVSPPRNADGAYHVLKTADGYVRVLPGSPRQWRAFVALLGNPEALEGEHWGVALFRLMNGDVVRVVAAEALAGRARAEVLAEGRRLGVPITPVNTPEEFVAEEQTRVRGYFRATGFPHLGDAPFAPAPFNFSRTPAVLARPAPVPGAGFPPRAPEHPSGDGASRPALAGLRVIDLGCGVAIPETGTLLAELGAEVIKVESRANVDFLRRVTVEPDAFDRSWTFNDASRAQLSVALDLRTPRGRELALRLCAAADVLIENNRGDVVRQWGLDYEDVRRVRPDIIYVASQGFGRGGPLGEASAYGPLNSAFAGVTWLWNHPDAPYPAGSSLNHPDHIAAKLAAVAVLAALEHRRRTGEGQLIEMSQAEAAAYLIGEFYLEGPATGRPTAQRGNAALYACPHGVYPSAGEDRWVAIAVVGDEAWERFAGALGWPHDPALASLAGRLAARADLDRRVAEWTRARSAEEAAAALQAAGVSAMPVQNGDDHRADPHLAARGAIVTVEHPEIGPERHSGNPIRFSRTPLAPPRPAPRLGADTEDVLTRVLGLSRAQVARLAEDGVLQ; encoded by the coding sequence ATGCGGAGGATCTCCGGCAGGTCGAGCGTGGAGGTGAGCGCCTGGAGCGTGGCGTTGAGTGCGGTTACCTCGCGGAGTTGGCGCTCGAGGACGGTCGCGGCAGGGGCTACCGACATGCGCCGTCGCGGTAGCACGGCGCCGGCCCTGGCCGCCAGTCCTCGGCCGGGAGGAGCTTGCCGGCGCGGTCACCCGCGGAGTAGAGGGGGCCGCATGCCCGCGGCGCTCGAACACCTCCGCGTCGTCGACCTGACCGATCTCCGCGGCGCATTCGCGGGGCGGCTCCTCGCCGACCTGGGCGCCGACGTGGTGAAGGTCGAGCCGCCGCGCGGCGACCCGGGGCGCCTCGTCCCGCCGTTCGCGGGTGGCATCGAGGCTCCGGACCGCTCGCTCCCGTTCTTCTATCGCAACGCCAACAAGCGCAGCGCGGTCCTCGACCTGCACGACGCCGACGGCTGGCACCGCTTCTGCGCGCTGTGCGAGCAGGCCGACATCCTGATCGAGAACCTCGGTCCCGAGGGCGAGCGCCGCCACGGCCTCACCCCCGCCGAGGTCCAGGAGCGCCATCCGCGCCTCGTGCACGTCGCGCTCGCGGACCTCGGGCTGACGGGCCCGTGCGCGGGCTGGCGGCTCGAGGCGCTGCCGGCCTTCGCCGCTTCGGGCGCGCTTCATGCCTCCGGCTTCCGCGAGCGGCCGCCGTGCTGGCTCCCGGGCTACGCGGCACACGATTGCGGCGCGGTCTTCGCCGTGGCCGGCGCGCTCGCGGCCCTCCTCGACCGCGCGCGTCACGGCAGGGGGCAGACGGTCGAGGTCTCGGTGCAGGAGGCGGCGCTGAACGGCATGAACCCGTGGTCGATCCCGCTCGCCGACTACGCGCGCCTCTACCCGATGCTGCCCGTCTCACCGCCGCGCAACGCCGACGGCGCGTACCACGTGCTCAAGACCGCCGACGGCTACGTGCGCGTGCTGCCCGGCTCGCCGCGGCAGTGGCGGGCGTTCGTGGCGCTCCTCGGCAACCCCGAGGCGCTCGAGGGTGAGCATTGGGGCGTGGCGCTCTTCCGCCTCATGAACGGTGACGTCGTGCGCGTGGTCGCCGCGGAGGCGCTCGCGGGGCGCGCGCGCGCGGAGGTCCTCGCCGAGGGGCGCCGGCTCGGCGTGCCGATCACGCCCGTCAACACGCCCGAGGAGTTCGTGGCCGAGGAGCAGACGCGCGTCCGCGGCTACTTCCGCGCGACGGGGTTCCCGCACCTGGGCGACGCGCCCTTCGCGCCCGCGCCCTTCAACTTCTCGCGCACGCCCGCGGTGCTGGCGCGCCCGGCGCCGGTACCCGGCGCCGGCTTCCCGCCGCGCGCGCCCGAGCACCCGAGCGGCGACGGCGCGAGCCGCCCGGCCCTCGCCGGGCTCCGCGTGATCGACCTCGGCTGCGGCGTCGCCATCCCCGAGACGGGGACGCTGCTCGCCGAGCTCGGCGCCGAGGTCATCAAGGTCGAGTCGCGGGCCAACGTCGACTTTCTCCGCCGCGTCACGGTCGAGCCCGACGCCTTCGACCGCTCGTGGACCTTCAACGACGCCTCGCGCGCCCAGCTGAGCGTCGCCCTCGACCTGCGCACGCCGCGCGGCCGCGAGCTGGCCCTCCGTCTCTGCGCGGCGGCGGACGTCCTGATCGAGAACAACCGCGGCGACGTGGTCCGCCAGTGGGGTCTCGACTACGAGGACGTTCGCCGCGTCCGTCCCGACATCATCTACGTCGCCTCCCAGGGCTTCGGCCGCGGCGGGCCGCTCGGCGAGGCCTCCGCCTACGGCCCGCTCAACTCGGCCTTCGCGGGCGTCACCTGGCTCTGGAACCATCCCGACGCGCCGTATCCCGCAGGCTCGTCGCTCAACCACCCCGACCACATCGCCGCCAAGCTGGCGGCGGTCGCGGTGCTGGCCGCGCTCGAGCACCGCCGCCGCACGGGCGAGGGGCAGCTGATCGAGATGTCGCAGGCGGAGGCGGCAGCGTATCTGATCGGCGAGTTCTACCTGGAAGGGCCGGCGACCGGCCGGCCCACCGCCCAGCGGGGCAACGCGGCCCTGTACGCCTGCCCGCACGGCGTCTACCCGAGCGCGGGCGAGGACCGCTGGGTGGCCATCGCGGTGGTCGGCGACGAGGCGTGGGAGCGCTTCGCGGGCGCGCTCGGCTGGCCCCACGACCCCGCGCTCGCGTCGCTCGCGGGCAGGCTCGCCGCGCGCGCCGACCTCGACCGCCGCGTCGCCGAGTGGACGCGCGCGCGCAGCGCCGAGGAGGCGGCCGCGGCGCTCCAGGCGGCGGGCGTCTCGGCCATGCCGGTCCAGAACGGCGACGATCACCGCGCCGACCCGCACCTCGCCGCGCGCGGCGCGATCGTGACCGTCGAGCACCCCGAGATCGGTCCCGAGCGGCACAGCGGGAACCCGATCCGCTTCTCCCGCACGCCGCTCGCACCGCCCCGGCCCGCGCCGCGCCTCGGCGCCGACACCGAGGACGTGCTGACTCGCGTCCTCGGCCTCTCCCGCGCCCAGGTGGCCCGCCTCGCCGAGGACGGCGTCCTCCAGTGA
- a CDS encoding diguanylate cyclase, with translation MSVAPAATVLERQLREVTALNATLQALTSTLDLPEILRIVLEHTKHVTSAEGLSLLLYDRERDEIVFAATETLQENTLTCREAPLPPAVGGLMSPDRLIVPVRGEERVLGTIELTRRYDGRPFDEADRERAGAVVAELASTDDLERVAHDPDALHGLFARLAAAVPSQDAVLVIYDRERRELAFRVSRALRHGVIDGVRLHMGQGIAGWVALHREAVRLDDASHDPRHDPRIARETGLLPRRMLCVPMVHRGTLHGVIQVINKLDGSAFDDNELRLVQSLADHAAIAIENASLYRQAQQAALTDDLTGLGNTRHFNRVLPALLARGGPVSLLVLDLDGLKAVVDRYGHLVGSRAIAEVGHVIGGRLRPGDVAARFGGDEFVVILPATDTTAARAIAEGLREAIAACPIPGEREGETLTVSIGVATFPDHADDAEGLFRAADAAMYAVKRSTKNGVAGGRRASEGG, from the coding sequence ATGTCGGTAGCCCCTGCCGCGACCGTCCTCGAGCGCCAACTCCGCGAGGTAACCGCACTCAACGCCACGCTCCAGGCGCTCACCTCCACGCTCGACCTGCCGGAGATCCTCCGCATCGTCCTCGAGCACACGAAGCACGTCACCTCCGCGGAGGGCCTCTCGCTCCTCCTCTACGACCGCGAGCGCGACGAGATCGTCTTCGCGGCCACCGAGACGCTCCAGGAGAACACCCTCACCTGCCGCGAAGCCCCGCTGCCCCCGGCGGTGGGCGGGCTCATGAGCCCCGATCGGCTCATCGTGCCGGTGCGCGGCGAGGAGCGCGTCCTAGGCACAATCGAGCTCACGCGCCGCTACGACGGCCGCCCCTTCGACGAGGCAGACCGCGAGCGGGCCGGCGCGGTCGTCGCCGAGCTCGCCTCGACGGACGATCTCGAGCGCGTCGCGCACGACCCCGATGCGCTGCACGGCCTCTTCGCCCGCCTCGCCGCCGCCGTGCCGAGCCAGGACGCGGTGCTCGTCATCTACGATCGGGAGCGCCGCGAGCTCGCCTTTCGCGTCTCGCGGGCGCTCCGCCACGGGGTGATCGACGGCGTGCGGCTCCACATGGGCCAGGGCATCGCTGGCTGGGTGGCGCTCCACCGCGAGGCCGTCCGCCTCGATGACGCGAGCCACGACCCGCGCCATGACCCCCGTATCGCACGCGAGACTGGCCTCCTCCCGCGCAGGATGCTCTGCGTGCCGATGGTGCACCGCGGCACCCTTCACGGCGTCATCCAGGTCATCAACAAGCTCGACGGCTCCGCCTTCGACGACAATGAGCTCCGGCTCGTGCAGAGCCTCGCCGACCACGCTGCGATCGCGATCGAGAACGCCTCGCTCTACCGGCAGGCGCAGCAGGCGGCGCTCACGGACGACTTGACGGGTCTCGGGAACACGCGGCACTTCAACCGGGTGCTCCCGGCGCTGCTCGCGCGCGGTGGGCCGGTGTCGCTGTTGGTGCTCGACCTCGATGGGCTCAAGGCGGTGGTGGACCGGTACGGGCACCTGGTGGGGAGCCGCGCCATCGCCGAGGTGGGGCACGTGATCGGGGGGCGGCTCAGGCCGGGGGACGTGGCGGCGCGGTTCGGCGGAGACGAGTTCGTGGTGATCCTCCCGGCGACCGACACGACGGCCGCGCGCGCGATCGCCGAGGGGCTGCGGGAGGCGATCGCGGCCTGCCCCATCCCGGGCGAGCGGGAGGGCGAGACGCTCACCGTGAGCATCGGAGTTGCGACCTTCCCGGATCACGCGGATGACGCGGAGGGGCTGTTCCGGGCGGCCGATGCAGCGATGTACGCGGTCAAGCGGAGTACGAAGAACGGCGTGGCGGGGGGGAGGAGAGCGTCCGAGGGCGGGTGA